The Caulifigura coniformis genome includes a region encoding these proteins:
- the mutY gene encoding A/G-specific adenine glycosylase: MPRTNVVQSGRPPRIRRSSPQSAKAPEGDWSADEIRSLQTSLKAWSKRTPRDMPWRGVGDPYRVWISEIMLQQTTVAAVVPYYERFLARFPDIATLANAHEQDVLSAWEGLGYYSRGRNLHRAAQAVMSNHGGEFPRDVEALRGLPGVGRYTAGAIASFAFDVKAPILEANTQRVYARLAGDEGDPRTSDGQTRLWNFAERILPARGAGPFNQALIDLGALVCVPGRPKCEECPLVHLCRAHRAGRQDQIPPAKARPKVTDVHEAVMAVRRNGTWLVRQRQPGERWAGMWDFPRLPLERPIETPGKAFAGLQDALMDSTGLHALPAALLPHFSHSVTRYRIHLARVVANYAAGEWSQLAEVRWLKLEELAALPMPMAARRLVRDLDQPGWAPDAPFELSSTSGRRRNAKPR; encoded by the coding sequence GTGCCACGGACGAATGTCGTCCAATCCGGACGCCCCCCCAGGATTCGCCGTTCCTCTCCGCAGAGCGCCAAGGCCCCGGAGGGCGACTGGTCGGCCGACGAGATCCGCTCGCTCCAGACCAGTCTCAAAGCCTGGTCGAAACGGACGCCCCGCGACATGCCCTGGCGTGGAGTCGGCGATCCCTACCGCGTCTGGATCAGCGAAATCATGCTGCAGCAGACCACCGTTGCCGCCGTCGTCCCCTATTACGAACGGTTTCTCGCCCGATTCCCCGATATCGCGACGCTGGCCAACGCTCACGAGCAGGACGTTCTCAGCGCCTGGGAAGGCCTCGGTTATTACAGCCGTGGCCGGAACCTGCATCGTGCGGCCCAGGCAGTGATGTCGAACCACGGCGGCGAGTTCCCCCGCGACGTCGAAGCCCTTCGCGGGCTCCCTGGAGTTGGCCGATACACCGCCGGCGCCATTGCGTCGTTCGCTTTCGATGTGAAGGCCCCGATCCTGGAAGCGAACACACAGCGGGTCTACGCCCGACTGGCGGGCGATGAAGGAGACCCGCGCACGTCCGATGGGCAGACGCGTCTCTGGAACTTCGCTGAAAGGATTCTCCCTGCGCGAGGAGCAGGGCCCTTCAACCAGGCGCTGATCGACCTGGGCGCGCTCGTCTGTGTGCCGGGACGGCCGAAATGCGAGGAATGCCCGCTGGTCCATCTCTGCCGCGCGCATCGCGCCGGCAGGCAGGATCAGATTCCCCCCGCGAAGGCCCGGCCCAAAGTCACCGACGTCCACGAGGCTGTCATGGCAGTCCGGCGGAACGGCACGTGGCTCGTCCGGCAGCGTCAGCCCGGCGAACGCTGGGCCGGCATGTGGGATTTCCCCCGGCTGCCACTGGAACGGCCCATCGAAACTCCCGGCAAGGCTTTCGCCGGACTGCAGGATGCGCTCATGGATTCGACCGGGCTGCACGCACTCCCTGCCGCCTTGCTCCCCCATTTCTCGCATTCGGTGACGCGCTATCGCATTCATCTTGCCCGCGTCGTCGCGAACTATGCGGCTGGCGAGTGGTCTCAATTGGCTGAGGTTCGCTGGTTGAAACTCGAAGAACTCGCGGCCCTGCCCATGCCGATGGCCGCCCGCCGCCTCGTTCGCGACCTGGACCAGCCAGGCTGGGCCCCTGATGCCCCCTTCGAACTTTCTTCAACCTCGGGCCGCCGCAGGAACGCGAAACCGCGATAG
- a CDS encoding phosphatidylserine decarboxylase — MATSPTEPGPSGGPLSDPDGAINSRLLPLEPMDPGLTWEQPGGGVIVHLELAWGHVRRWWLRAFRRGYVERMRRLRKGTENRCPHEVLDPRDLKFFRNQGGYWWDKADDPFTWRDRLPFTRTGLAELFVFSLIFYGGGAGLAWWLVSRETGRVVGAIGWLLVATLLVIGGLITWFFRNPQRDIPQGRGTVVSPADGVITTIDEIEHDEFVGGPAVLIGIFLSIFNVHINRSPLPGRVIGVRYKKGKYLNALRPESARENEQLALRMQMTQAPYRRFVVRQITGAIARRIVCWMKPGDELTAGEQFGMIKLGSRTELVLPREAALELKIKLGDTVQAGSSILATYRE, encoded by the coding sequence CGATCAACAGCCGACTCCTGCCGCTCGAGCCGATGGATCCCGGCCTCACGTGGGAACAGCCGGGCGGTGGCGTGATTGTTCACCTCGAACTCGCATGGGGGCATGTGAGGCGCTGGTGGCTCCGTGCGTTTCGCCGCGGGTACGTCGAACGGATGCGCCGCCTGCGCAAAGGAACAGAGAATCGCTGTCCCCACGAGGTCCTCGACCCGCGCGACCTCAAGTTCTTTCGGAACCAGGGGGGCTACTGGTGGGACAAGGCGGACGATCCGTTCACCTGGCGCGATCGGCTTCCGTTCACCCGGACCGGCCTGGCCGAACTGTTCGTCTTTTCCCTGATCTTCTACGGCGGCGGAGCTGGGCTGGCGTGGTGGCTCGTCTCTCGCGAAACCGGGCGAGTCGTTGGCGCCATCGGCTGGCTGCTCGTGGCCACGCTCCTCGTCATCGGTGGACTGATCACCTGGTTTTTCCGCAATCCACAGCGCGACATTCCACAGGGACGCGGAACCGTCGTCTCGCCCGCGGATGGAGTCATCACGACGATCGACGAAATTGAGCACGATGAGTTCGTCGGCGGACCCGCCGTGCTGATCGGCATCTTCCTGTCGATTTTCAACGTCCACATCAATCGCTCGCCGCTTCCCGGCCGCGTGATTGGCGTTCGCTACAAGAAGGGAAAATACCTCAACGCGCTGCGTCCTGAGTCGGCTCGGGAGAACGAGCAGCTCGCGTTGCGCATGCAGATGACGCAGGCGCCCTACCGGCGCTTCGTCGTCCGCCAGATCACCGGCGCCATCGCGCGCCGCATCGTCTGCTGGATGAAGCCAGGCGACGAACTCACCGCCGGCGAGCAGTTCGGAATGATCAAGCTCGGGTCACGGACGGAGCTTGTTCTGCCGCGCGAGGCAGCGCTCGAGCTGAAGATCAAACTGGGCGACACAGTGCAGGCCGGCAGCAGCATCCTGGCGACCTACCGGGAATAA
- a CDS encoding sigma-54-dependent Fis family transcriptional regulator, which yields MPARWLAWSDLPWLQRSQPNSQWLHLSDRLASVAAESSSPQVFRSSLLSPLSMEFGASWSAIVERRDTWQVIAEQGMKGGLPLPVREVEEAADRDAAGWIGPHDDQSLPVLVAPLSTRPQSALVLMGRVSAEQLSPLLAMARVISTALSMLTSAAGKEREATRLRAILEISRRLANETETQPLLETIAREATRLLDCDRASIFIWDREQKQLVASPALGVSGGKLYLPDSKGIVGNVIQTGAIAQVDEAYSDPRFDQSVDKANGYRTRNLLCVPLVNGANQRIGAFELINKNRGDFNADDQRTLIDLGAQAAVAIENARRHDQLVRSNKQLTERVMGGVEIIGDSPAMNALRGTIDRLANTDLPVLILGESGTGKEVAAQSLHYMGPRSNQPFIAVNCAALTETLLESELFGHEKGAFTDAHQTREGKFELAEGGTLFLDEIGDMSLGGQAKLLRVLEQKVITRVGGSQTIPINVRVLAATNASLADMVRDKKFRQDLYYRLSVVTLDIPPLRDRPEDILPLAEFFLERFCRQANRKKLVIGPEAAKRLQLHGWPGNVRELRNLMERVAFLTAGDQVGSEDLAFILSPQRDAYEDLSEGIGLAEATDRFQQEYIRRAIKRAQNNMSDAARVLGLHRSNLYRKMKQLGLPVDEAKITGGD from the coding sequence ATGCCCGCACGCTGGCTCGCGTGGTCCGATCTTCCCTGGCTGCAACGTTCCCAACCCAATTCACAATGGCTGCATCTTTCTGATCGGCTGGCCTCTGTCGCCGCCGAATCGAGTTCGCCGCAGGTGTTTCGATCATCGCTGCTGTCGCCGCTCTCCATGGAGTTCGGGGCAAGCTGGTCTGCCATCGTCGAGCGACGCGACACCTGGCAGGTGATCGCCGAACAGGGAATGAAGGGGGGCCTTCCCCTGCCGGTCCGGGAGGTGGAGGAAGCGGCCGATCGCGACGCCGCCGGCTGGATCGGTCCGCATGACGACCAATCGCTGCCCGTGCTCGTGGCCCCGCTTTCCACGCGGCCACAGTCCGCCCTGGTGCTGATGGGGCGAGTGTCGGCTGAACAACTCTCGCCGCTGCTGGCGATGGCGCGCGTGATTTCAACGGCGCTGTCGATGCTGACGTCTGCAGCCGGGAAAGAGCGCGAAGCGACGCGGCTGCGTGCGATCCTCGAGATCTCGCGTCGGCTCGCGAATGAAACGGAAACCCAGCCGCTGCTGGAAACGATCGCTCGGGAAGCGACGCGTCTCCTGGACTGCGATCGAGCGAGCATTTTCATCTGGGACCGGGAGCAGAAGCAGCTTGTCGCCTCGCCGGCGCTGGGAGTCTCCGGAGGGAAACTGTACCTGCCGGACTCAAAGGGCATCGTCGGAAACGTGATCCAGACGGGCGCCATCGCCCAGGTGGACGAGGCGTACTCCGATCCCCGTTTCGACCAGAGCGTCGACAAGGCCAACGGCTATCGCACGCGGAACCTGCTCTGCGTGCCGCTCGTGAATGGAGCGAACCAGCGGATCGGTGCGTTCGAACTGATCAACAAAAACCGGGGAGACTTCAATGCCGACGACCAGCGGACGCTGATTGATCTGGGCGCGCAGGCCGCGGTCGCGATCGAGAACGCCCGGCGGCATGACCAGCTTGTCCGCAGCAACAAGCAGCTGACGGAACGCGTGATGGGAGGTGTGGAGATCATCGGGGACAGCCCGGCGATGAACGCGCTCCGGGGGACGATCGACCGTCTCGCCAATACCGACCTGCCCGTCTTGATCCTGGGTGAGAGCGGCACGGGGAAGGAAGTTGCGGCGCAGTCGCTGCATTACATGGGGCCGCGGTCCAATCAGCCGTTCATTGCCGTGAACTGCGCGGCGCTGACGGAGACGCTGCTGGAAAGCGAGTTGTTCGGCCACGAGAAAGGGGCGTTCACCGATGCCCACCAGACGCGTGAAGGAAAGTTCGAACTGGCTGAGGGGGGCACGCTGTTTCTCGACGAGATCGGCGATATGTCCCTTGGCGGCCAGGCGAAACTGTTGCGCGTCCTCGAGCAGAAAGTGATCACGCGGGTCGGCGGGTCACAGACGATTCCGATCAATGTCCGCGTCCTCGCGGCGACGAACGCCAGCCTCGCAGACATGGTTCGCGACAAGAAGTTCCGCCAGGACCTGTACTACCGCCTCAGCGTCGTCACGCTCGACATTCCCCCGCTCCGGGACCGTCCCGAGGACATTCTGCCTCTGGCGGAATTCTTCCTGGAGCGTTTCTGCCGGCAGGCGAACCGCAAGAAGCTCGTCATCGGTCCCGAGGCGGCCAAACGGCTGCAACTGCATGGCTGGCCGGGCAACGTCCGCGAACTGCGAAACCTGATGGAGCGGGTCGCCTTCCTGACCGCCGGGGACCAGGTGGGATCGGAAGACCTGGCATTCATTCTCAGTCCGCAGCGGGACGCCTATGAAGACCTGTCCGAAGGAATCGGGCTGGCCGAAGCGACGGACCGGTTCCAGCAGGAATACATCCGCCGGGCGATCAAGCGGGCACAGAACAACATGAGCGACGCGGCCCGCGTGCTGGGGCTGCATCGCTCAAACCTCTACCGGAAGATGAAGCAGCTGGGCCTGCCGGTGGATGAGGCGAAAATCACTGGGGGAGATTGA
- a CDS encoding DUF3467 domain-containing protein, which yields MSQEKPTQPDAAAGQQVRLEIDDSTVQALYANFCRVATTPEEVILDLALNPDPTGGPVQKIKVSQRVILNHYTAKRLAALLAETVKRHEKVFGTLEMDVRKRVQPEMSAMVR from the coding sequence ATGTCTCAGGAGAAACCCACTCAGCCCGATGCGGCCGCTGGCCAGCAGGTTCGTTTGGAAATCGACGATTCCACGGTCCAGGCGCTCTACGCCAACTTCTGCCGCGTCGCCACCACCCCCGAAGAAGTCATCCTCGACCTCGCTCTCAATCCCGATCCGACCGGCGGCCCGGTCCAGAAGATCAAGGTCTCGCAGCGCGTCATTCTGAATCATTACACCGCCAAACGGCTCGCTGCCCTCCTGGCGGAAACCGTCAAGCGGCACGAAAAAGTCTTCGGCACGCTCGAAATGGACGTCCGGAAGCGCGTGCAGCCGGAAATGTCGGCGATGGTGCGATAA
- a CDS encoding MotA/TolQ/ExbB proton channel family protein has product MAPSSYRSRWIGLCAFAASLLCVAPALLAQEAPAAAAPAIEQQMPTNIIEMVESLGLWALPFAVLSLVLLWSSVERFVMLRRGRVVPKPFVQRFLNLVETGELEREEALQVCEENGSPIAELFSHGVRKWGKSSVEVEQAIIDGGERQVAGLRSNLRVLNAIYTVGPLFGLLGTVWGMLMSFERIANAGAMGNSQQLAAGIALALVTTAAGLAVAIPAILLYLYFAGRVDALVMEMDGLSQRLVAAISAEGLADRAARPRRAVREAPAAPPAPAGHAAAVAAGPKKR; this is encoded by the coding sequence ATGGCCCCAAGCAGTTACCGATCGCGATGGATCGGCCTCTGCGCCTTTGCGGCCTCTCTGCTCTGTGTCGCTCCTGCCCTGCTGGCCCAGGAAGCGCCGGCCGCGGCAGCTCCGGCAATCGAGCAGCAGATGCCGACGAACATCATCGAGATGGTCGAGTCGCTGGGGCTGTGGGCGCTTCCCTTCGCCGTCCTGTCGCTGGTCCTGCTCTGGTCGTCTGTCGAGCGTTTCGTAATGTTGCGACGCGGCCGGGTCGTTCCGAAGCCGTTCGTCCAGCGATTCCTCAACCTGGTTGAGACGGGCGAACTCGAGCGGGAAGAAGCACTCCAGGTTTGCGAAGAGAACGGCAGCCCGATCGCCGAGCTTTTCTCCCATGGTGTCCGCAAATGGGGCAAATCGAGCGTTGAGGTCGAGCAGGCCATCATTGACGGGGGCGAACGTCAGGTCGCGGGCCTGCGTTCGAACCTGCGAGTGCTCAACGCGATCTACACCGTCGGTCCTCTGTTCGGGCTGCTCGGAACGGTGTGGGGCATGCTGATGTCGTTCGAGCGAATCGCAAATGCCGGCGCGATGGGAAACAGCCAGCAACTGGCGGCGGGGATTGCACTGGCGCTCGTGACGACGGCCGCCGGGCTGGCCGTCGCGATTCCGGCAATCCTCCTCTACCTGTACTTCGCCGGCCGGGTCGATGCTCTGGTGATGGAAATGGATGGGCTGTCCCAGCGGCTGGTTGCGGCGATTTCCGCAGAGGGTCTGGCTGATCGGGCAGCGCGTCCACGGCGAGCCGTACGCGAAGCGCCGGCCGCGCCCCCTGCTCCCGCTGGCCATGCTGCTGCGGTCGCGGCGGGCCCGAAGAAGAGGTGA
- a CDS encoding tetratricopeptide repeat protein: protein MPAWAGPVEDFDVSLKHYQNKKFDLSAAGFGDFIAKFPNHERRALADLYYGQSLMQLRRFPEARAVFSEFLKANPTHTDYALAMYREAECAFFVNDLTAASQLFAAFVAKFPENELSAWAWYYLGESHLQLGSPEKAATAFQSGLEKFPTSPRAAETKFAMGRAYSSLKDIEKAARTFQEIADDPMNPRAPDALFALGSMQFDAGHLAEAAAAFDAVREKFPKYRQAVEAALNSGSSYYKLKEYDKAVTAFEAAAQGPGDRLTARFWAAQARRSQERYDDAIAINKAAYEEFKDDPNAAKLLYYWGDCEFRKGDLEAAVPLFVRFADTYATHDFADDSLHYAVEASLKAGDLARAEELHQRFLRDYPRSGLTMLESILHGRILLARAEALSPAPPPGADARAALLSAAEVFDGVAKASKIERTSAWATLLLARTRSKLPDWQGVIEATTPLNERLSALEKPEEFAESLYLTGVAAAELQQWVLADASFDRYLKLTNDPKNAAAALSQLVLARTKAGKLNELDELWPRFTEAGVPAEDLGNAILAAADSAMKQERFAEAAQLFERLEALPEAAKFHAAARSGLGHAKFNQKDYVAAAEAFGRLISDPPTDNPVLVADAAFMKGHSLDQAQRREDAAAAFQSGALLIAGKEGRLGDPPAEPRAAWLAFESMRSAATQYEAMDDIVKADDAYAQSWEYLQKLPADKKANLDKLLYSWARANYVAKKFDRADELYARLLRNHPASSFADDAALYLTESMVLSGKSAEAEIELKKLLASPTTDDAVRPEVLHNLVELAADRDGWDDVQTFARELIERFPNSSHRTNAKYRLGEAALKSGDVATARELFTELRIALNAEMSPADSELAEGIWILSAEAAIATPAANQTAVPVDHAAIDGLVEEFHKRFPQSKLTYLIDYIQGRSLIRRAPPDVEKARIVLQSVVDSPDGKNTETAANAHLRLADTYLLAQKADEYPTAYRLYYDVSVRYEDPVIQAAALFKAGEIQEKMAKRDGAVETYRELLMKFPTSTEAEKARARLKALGADAAPAEGAAPKPAEDLPKTSPEPKPAEDLPKPAPEPEPTPATSPTLPSIP from the coding sequence ATGCCCGCCTGGGCCGGCCCGGTTGAAGATTTCGACGTCTCGCTGAAGCACTACCAGAACAAGAAGTTCGACCTGTCGGCGGCAGGTTTCGGCGACTTCATCGCGAAATTTCCGAACCACGAGCGGCGCGCATTGGCCGACCTGTACTACGGGCAATCGCTGATGCAGCTGAGGCGTTTCCCGGAGGCGCGGGCCGTCTTTTCCGAGTTTCTCAAAGCCAACCCGACGCATACCGACTACGCGCTCGCGATGTATCGAGAGGCGGAATGCGCGTTTTTCGTGAACGACCTGACCGCGGCAAGCCAGCTGTTCGCGGCGTTCGTCGCGAAGTTTCCGGAGAACGAGCTGAGCGCGTGGGCATGGTATTACCTGGGGGAAAGCCACCTGCAGCTCGGCAGCCCTGAAAAAGCGGCGACGGCATTTCAATCAGGACTCGAAAAGTTTCCGACCAGTCCGCGAGCGGCCGAAACGAAATTTGCGATGGGACGTGCGTACTCCTCGCTGAAGGACATCGAAAAAGCCGCCAGGACGTTCCAGGAAATCGCCGACGATCCGATGAATCCACGGGCTCCGGACGCCTTGTTTGCCCTGGGATCGATGCAGTTTGACGCGGGCCACCTGGCGGAAGCGGCGGCGGCGTTCGACGCGGTGCGCGAGAAGTTCCCGAAGTATCGACAGGCCGTCGAGGCGGCCCTCAACTCCGGCTCGTCGTACTACAAGCTCAAGGAATACGACAAAGCCGTGACCGCCTTCGAAGCGGCCGCGCAAGGACCGGGGGACAGGCTGACGGCCCGTTTCTGGGCTGCGCAGGCGCGGCGGAGCCAGGAACGGTACGACGACGCCATTGCCATCAACAAGGCGGCCTACGAAGAGTTCAAGGACGATCCGAACGCAGCAAAGCTCCTCTACTACTGGGGTGACTGCGAATTCCGCAAAGGGGATCTGGAAGCAGCGGTTCCTTTGTTCGTGCGATTTGCCGACACCTACGCAACGCACGACTTTGCGGACGACAGTCTGCACTACGCGGTCGAAGCGTCGCTGAAAGCGGGCGATCTCGCCCGGGCCGAGGAGCTGCATCAGCGTTTTCTCCGGGACTATCCGCGGAGCGGCCTGACGATGCTGGAATCGATCCTGCATGGCCGAATCCTGCTGGCGCGCGCCGAAGCGCTGAGCCCTGCCCCGCCGCCCGGCGCCGATGCGCGGGCCGCACTGCTGTCTGCGGCCGAGGTGTTCGACGGCGTGGCCAAGGCGTCGAAAATCGAACGGACGAGTGCCTGGGCGACGCTGCTGCTGGCGCGAACACGCTCAAAGCTTCCCGACTGGCAGGGGGTCATCGAAGCGACAACGCCTCTGAATGAGCGGTTGTCGGCCCTCGAGAAACCGGAGGAGTTTGCCGAGTCGCTGTACCTGACAGGGGTCGCAGCGGCAGAACTGCAGCAATGGGTTCTGGCGGACGCATCTTTCGACAGGTATCTGAAACTCACGAACGATCCCAAGAACGCCGCGGCCGCGTTGTCGCAGCTGGTCCTGGCGCGAACCAAGGCGGGCAAACTGAACGAGCTGGACGAACTCTGGCCGCGGTTCACCGAGGCGGGCGTGCCGGCCGAAGACCTGGGCAACGCGATTCTCGCCGCAGCGGATTCCGCGATGAAACAGGAACGATTCGCCGAAGCGGCCCAGCTGTTCGAGCGTCTCGAGGCCCTTCCGGAGGCCGCGAAGTTTCATGCGGCGGCCCGTTCGGGGCTGGGGCATGCGAAATTCAATCAGAAGGATTATGTGGCTGCGGCCGAGGCGTTTGGACGGCTGATCAGCGATCCGCCGACGGACAACCCGGTGCTTGTCGCGGACGCGGCGTTCATGAAGGGGCATTCGCTCGACCAGGCGCAGCGGCGTGAAGATGCGGCCGCGGCGTTTCAAAGCGGCGCGCTGTTGATCGCCGGCAAGGAGGGTCGCCTCGGCGATCCGCCGGCTGAGCCGCGCGCAGCGTGGCTGGCCTTCGAGTCGATGCGGTCCGCCGCCACTCAATACGAGGCGATGGACGACATCGTGAAGGCGGACGACGCCTACGCCCAATCCTGGGAATACCTTCAGAAGCTTCCGGCCGACAAGAAGGCGAACCTCGACAAGCTGCTCTACAGCTGGGCGAGGGCCAATTACGTCGCCAAGAAGTTCGATAGGGCGGACGAGTTGTACGCCCGGCTGCTGCGGAACCATCCGGCCAGCTCGTTCGCGGACGACGCTGCCCTCTACCTCACCGAAAGCATGGTGCTGAGTGGCAAGTCGGCTGAGGCGGAGATCGAACTGAAGAAGCTCCTGGCCTCGCCGACGACGGACGACGCGGTGCGGCCCGAGGTGCTGCACAACCTGGTTGAACTCGCAGCCGACCGCGATGGCTGGGACGACGTCCAGACGTTCGCCCGGGAATTGATCGAACGGTTCCCGAATTCTTCGCATCGCACCAACGCGAAATATCGGCTGGGAGAAGCGGCGCTGAAGTCAGGCGACGTGGCGACGGCGCGGGAACTGTTCACCGAGCTGAGAATCGCGTTGAACGCTGAGATGTCGCCGGCCGACTCCGAGCTGGCCGAGGGGATTTGGATCCTGTCCGCCGAGGCGGCCATCGCAACGCCGGCGGCCAACCAGACTGCAGTTCCGGTCGATCACGCGGCCATCGACGGACTGGTTGAGGAATTCCACAAACGGTTTCCGCAGTCGAAACTGACGTACCTGATCGATTACATCCAGGGGCGGAGCCTGATTCGCCGGGCGCCTCCGGATGTGGAAAAGGCCCGCATCGTCTTGCAGTCGGTCGTCGATTCGCCTGACGGAAAGAACACCGAAACGGCGGCGAACGCCCACCTGAGGCTGGCCGACACCTACCTGCTGGCCCAGAAAGCAGACGAATACCCGACGGCTTACCGGCTGTATTACGACGTTTCCGTCCGCTATGAGGATCCGGTGATCCAGGCGGCGGCCTTGTTTAAGGCGGGTGAGATCCAGGAGAAAATGGCGAAACGCGACGGCGCTGTGGAGACATACCGCGAGCTGTTGATGAAATTTCCGACTTCGACGGAGGCGGAGAAGGCCCGGGCGCGACTGAAAGCGCTGGGCGCGGACGCGGCACCCGCTGAGGGGGCAGCCCCCAAGCCTGCCGAGGACCTTCCCAAGACGTCGCCAGAGCCCAAGCCGGCCGAGGATCTTCCAAAACCTGCTCCCGAGCCGGAACCGACGCCGGCGACCAGTCCGACGCTGCCGTCTATTCCCTGA
- a CDS encoding dienelactone hydrolase family protein produces MVRCLIIAAIAVLMCESTSIAAVQTKTVTYKHGAQEFKGFLAWDDASTEKRPGILVVHEWWGLNEYARERAKELAAEGYIAFAADMYGDGKTAEHPQEAQKMAGMVRQNVDEWVKRATAALDVLKSQPQCDSSKLASIGYCFGGSTALQLAFSGADLKAVASFHGALPVPTADQVKKTKATILVCHGAQDSFIPEETIQQFRAALDAGGADWEMDYYAGAQHSFTVISADALGLKGMKYDAEADKRSWARLQGLLKEKFSR; encoded by the coding sequence ATGGTGCGCTGCCTGATTATCGCCGCGATTGCGGTTCTGATGTGCGAGTCAACATCGATCGCTGCCGTCCAGACGAAGACCGTCACCTACAAGCACGGCGCCCAGGAGTTCAAAGGGTTCCTGGCCTGGGATGATGCCTCGACGGAAAAGCGGCCGGGGATCCTCGTCGTCCATGAATGGTGGGGGCTGAACGAATACGCCCGCGAGCGGGCGAAAGAACTTGCCGCCGAGGGCTACATCGCCTTCGCAGCAGATATGTACGGCGACGGAAAAACAGCCGAGCATCCACAGGAAGCCCAGAAGATGGCGGGCATGGTCCGTCAGAATGTCGACGAATGGGTCAAACGTGCGACCGCGGCCCTCGATGTCCTGAAGTCGCAGCCGCAGTGCGATTCGTCGAAGCTGGCATCCATCGGATACTGCTTCGGTGGCTCCACGGCCCTGCAGCTCGCCTTCAGCGGTGCAGATCTGAAAGCCGTTGCCTCTTTCCACGGAGCACTCCCCGTCCCCACGGCCGATCAGGTGAAAAAGACGAAGGCGACGATCCTGGTCTGCCACGGCGCTCAGGATTCATTCATCCCGGAAGAGACGATCCAGCAGTTCCGCGCGGCCCTCGATGCCGGCGGGGCCGACTGGGAAATGGATTACTACGCCGGCGCGCAGCACAGCTTCACCGTCATATCGGCCGATGCACTCGGCCTGAAGGGGATGAAGTACGACGCCGAAGCCGACAAACGCTCGTGGGCCCGCCTGCAGGGCCTCCTCAAAGAAAAGTTCAGCAGGTAA
- a CDS encoding DUF1570 domain-containing protein, whose amino-acid sequence MLRHLAICLALASTTPAAAAPLIELTTAGKAVQGRQLASNKDECWLVDIDGRLVQVKLASVTAFRQVTPEFKSRPIQEVKKNLAAELGTGFEVAVRGGYVVAAPRGKADQFAALFDQVSREFLQYLRVRKFAIVDPDVPLVAIVFPTRDQFLAQCAKDGVTPGAALRGYYHPHSNRVMLYDDPADNPTAGEPARSAGGRRTGGSRGPASMPSSHEANSGPIDSSTPACDTAVHEAIHQLAFNSGLHSRIGNNPLWVVEGLAMQFERGQDGYLKTRTSTRVNVPRIASWSSFQKDRQPQQGLSELIASDDSFRQSPVDTYSEAWLFTNYLIETRARKFSWYLQTLATRNPLDPYPPEERLRDFQENFKEDMVWLEIEYVRYGEKVAAEALSASELDKKR is encoded by the coding sequence ATGCTGCGACACCTCGCCATTTGCCTCGCCCTGGCGTCGACCACGCCGGCGGCCGCGGCGCCGTTGATCGAACTCACGACCGCCGGAAAGGCCGTGCAGGGACGGCAGCTCGCCTCCAACAAGGACGAATGCTGGCTCGTCGACATCGACGGCCGGTTGGTGCAGGTGAAGCTCGCGTCCGTCACTGCATTCCGCCAGGTGACGCCCGAATTCAAATCCCGCCCCATTCAGGAAGTGAAGAAGAACCTGGCCGCCGAACTGGGAACCGGCTTCGAAGTGGCGGTCCGCGGCGGATATGTCGTTGCCGCCCCGCGGGGCAAGGCAGACCAGTTCGCCGCACTGTTCGACCAGGTCTCCCGCGAGTTCCTCCAGTACCTGCGGGTCCGCAAGTTCGCCATCGTCGACCCTGACGTACCGCTCGTCGCGATCGTCTTTCCGACCCGCGACCAGTTTCTCGCCCAGTGCGCGAAAGACGGCGTGACTCCAGGCGCAGCCCTTCGCGGCTATTACCACCCGCATTCCAATCGCGTCATGCTCTATGACGATCCGGCGGACAATCCCACGGCCGGGGAGCCGGCCCGATCCGCCGGCGGCAGACGGACCGGCGGTTCACGGGGCCCGGCCTCAATGCCCAGCTCGCACGAAGCCAATTCCGGCCCGATCGATTCGTCCACCCCGGCCTGCGACACCGCCGTTCACGAAGCGATCCACCAGCTCGCCTTCAATTCGGGCCTGCATTCACGGATCGGCAACAACCCGTTGTGGGTTGTGGAGGGACTGGCCATGCAGTTCGAACGTGGCCAGGACGGATACCTCAAGACCAGGACCTCGACCCGTGTGAATGTTCCCCGCATCGCGAGCTGGAGTTCCTTCCAAAAGGATCGCCAGCCGCAGCAGGGGCTTTCGGAGCTGATCGCCAGCGACGATTCGTTCAGACAGTCGCCCGTCGATACCTACAGCGAAGCCTGGCTGTTCACGAACTACCTGATCGAAACCCGCGCCCGGAAATTCAGCTGGTATCTTCAGACTCTCGCCACCCGCAACCCGCTCGATCCCTATCCGCCCGAAGAACGCCTCCGCGATTTCCAGGAGAACTTCAAGGAAGATATGGTCTGGCTCGAGATCGAGTACGTGCGCTACGGCGAAAAGGTGGCCGCGGAAGCCTTGTCCGCCTCCGAACTCGATAAGAAGCGATAG